Proteins encoded together in one Chitinophaga sp. LS1 window:
- a CDS encoding long-chain fatty acid--CoA ligase, which produces MTDQPRRLFDIIAYQLAHFPKADMLVGKENNVWKQYSTQDVADLTIRFSAGLLKLGIGNGDRTPEGVDKIAILSPNRPEWLITDLACQQAGAVLAPIYPTLSEHDLEYILNDAAASILFVSDKDLYDKVSAFRSKLPHLREVFTFNKVPGAKHWLEVPAMADEGDFPKIAAIKDSIDPEQLATIIYTSGTTGTPKGVMLTHQNIMSNVHACIPCLPVNPTAKALSFLPLNHIFERTVSYIYLTAGVPIYYAESLDTIADNLREVKPSIFTTVPRLLEKVYERIMGKGLELKGIKKGLFFWAVDLGKKFDINQDQGWWYKLQLAIANKLVFSKWREALGGNIDVIVTGSAACQVRLLKIFTAAKIPILEGYGLTETSPVISVNRTEEKDRMFGTVGPLINNVEVKIAEDGEILVKGPNITIGYYKRPDLTAEAIKDGWFHTGDIGVLVNNKFLKITDRKKELFKTSGGKFVAPQPIENKFKESIFIEQMMVVGEDRKFTGALIVPSFPQLERWAHKKGIQVSDHAALCRLPEIQILFQQIVEKYNAYFSHIEQVKKFELLPNEWTIANGELSGTLKVKRKVIAQKYAEQIEKIYN; this is translated from the coding sequence ATGACTGATCAGCCACGGAGATTATTCGACATTATCGCATACCAGCTGGCCCATTTTCCAAAAGCTGACATGCTGGTAGGAAAAGAAAACAACGTCTGGAAACAATATAGCACACAGGATGTAGCCGATCTGACAATACGCTTCAGTGCAGGCTTGCTTAAATTAGGTATTGGCAACGGGGACCGCACACCAGAAGGAGTAGATAAGATTGCGATCTTATCGCCCAACCGCCCGGAGTGGCTCATTACGGATCTGGCCTGCCAGCAGGCGGGCGCCGTACTTGCCCCCATTTACCCTACACTGAGCGAGCACGACCTGGAATACATTCTGAATGATGCTGCGGCCAGTATTCTCTTTGTAAGCGACAAAGACCTGTACGACAAGGTCTCGGCCTTCCGGAGCAAGCTGCCACACCTCCGGGAAGTGTTTACCTTTAACAAGGTCCCCGGTGCCAAACACTGGCTGGAAGTTCCAGCCATGGCCGATGAAGGGGACTTTCCAAAGATTGCCGCCATCAAAGACAGCATTGATCCGGAACAATTAGCCACCATCATTTATACCTCAGGAACAACGGGTACACCCAAAGGTGTGATGCTCACCCACCAGAATATCATGAGCAATGTACACGCCTGTATCCCCTGCCTGCCAGTGAATCCTACTGCCAAAGCACTTAGTTTCCTCCCACTGAATCATATTTTCGAACGCACCGTATCGTATATCTATCTCACTGCCGGCGTACCTATTTACTACGCGGAAAGCCTGGATACGATTGCCGATAACCTGCGGGAGGTAAAACCCTCCATCTTCACGACCGTACCACGGTTGCTGGAAAAAGTGTATGAGCGGATCATGGGTAAAGGACTGGAACTAAAAGGCATCAAAAAAGGGCTTTTCTTCTGGGCAGTAGACCTGGGCAAAAAGTTCGATATCAATCAGGACCAGGGCTGGTGGTACAAATTACAACTGGCCATTGCCAATAAACTCGTGTTCAGCAAATGGCGGGAAGCACTGGGTGGCAACATCGATGTGATTGTAACAGGCTCCGCCGCCTGCCAGGTAAGATTGCTGAAGATCTTTACAGCGGCAAAAATACCCATCCTGGAAGGCTATGGATTGACAGAAACCTCGCCTGTGATCAGCGTAAACCGTACGGAAGAAAAAGATCGCATGTTTGGTACTGTAGGGCCCCTGATCAATAATGTGGAAGTGAAGATTGCAGAAGATGGAGAGATCCTTGTAAAAGGGCCCAACATCACTATCGGCTATTATAAACGTCCCGATCTCACGGCAGAAGCCATCAAAGATGGATGGTTTCATACCGGGGATATCGGGGTGCTGGTGAACAATAAATTCCTAAAGATCACGGATCGGAAGAAGGAACTGTTCAAGACCTCGGGGGGTAAGTTTGTGGCCCCTCAGCCTATCGAAAACAAGTTTAAGGAATCCATATTTATAGAGCAGATGATGGTGGTGGGCGAAGACCGCAAATTCACCGGGGCGTTGATTGTACCGTCTTTCCCTCAGCTGGAACGCTGGGCGCATAAAAAAGGGATACAGGTCAGCGATCATGCGGCATTGTGCCGGCTACCAGAGATACAGATCCTGTTTCAGCAGATCGTGGAGAAGTACAATGCGTACTTCAGCCATATAGAGCAGGTGAAGAAGTTTGAGTTGCTGCCAAATGAGTGGACGATCGCGAATGGGGAGCTGTCGGGGACGCTGAAAGTAAAGCGGAAAGTGATTGCCCAGAAATATGCTGAACAGATTGAGAAAATCTATAATTAA
- a CDS encoding 2TM domain-containing protein, which yields METIQQRDERLWKIAKSRAAFKNSLIVYLVMNLFFWAIWYITTGRYYGGTPWPVWPGLGWGLAIAFQYFNAFHRDPFGDTLREYERLQAEKEQRGL from the coding sequence ATGGAAACTATACAACAACGGGATGAAAGGCTGTGGAAGATTGCAAAATCAAGAGCAGCTTTTAAGAATTCCCTGATTGTTTACCTCGTTATGAACCTCTTCTTCTGGGCGATCTGGTATATCACCACTGGTCGTTATTATGGAGGCACACCATGGCCGGTATGGCCGGGTTTGGGATGGGGATTAGCCATCGCATTCCAGTACTTCAACGCTTTCCATCGCGACCCATTTGGGGATACACTAAGAGAATATGAGCGGTTACAAGCCGAGAAGGAACAAAGAGGCCTGTAA
- a CDS encoding MFS transporter, translating to MEKIATAKAPVQQAAERTVFSVLLALSFSHLINDAIQSLIPAIYPIVKDSLNLNFSQVGYITLTYQLTASLLQPLVGLYTDKKPQPYSLIIGMGFTLLGLVCLSQAHHFYFVLVSVGLVGVGSSVFHPESSRLAHMASGGQHGLAQSLFQLGGNAGSSLGPLLAAMIIVPHGQSSLSWFSVLAILAIVVMINIGSWYKQNTHRLKPKKVQVHTDNRLSKGKVIFALSILLVLVFSKYFYMAGMTSYYTFYLMHKFNVSVQASQIYLFVFLFAVAAGTFFGGPLGDRIGRKYVIWISILGVAPFSLLLPHANLMWTCILSIFIGVILSSAFSAILVYAQELVPGKVGLIAGLFFGLAFGMGGIGSAVLGNIADSKGIDYVFQLCAYLPLIGLLTGLLPDVEKSRK from the coding sequence ATGGAAAAGATCGCCACTGCCAAAGCGCCTGTACAACAGGCCGCTGAGAGGACCGTATTCTCTGTATTATTGGCCCTCAGCTTCTCTCATCTGATCAATGATGCTATCCAGTCACTGATCCCCGCCATTTATCCGATTGTAAAGGATTCATTGAATCTCAATTTCAGCCAGGTAGGCTACATTACATTGACCTATCAGCTCACCGCCTCCCTGTTACAACCCCTGGTAGGTTTGTATACGGACAAAAAGCCACAGCCTTATTCCCTGATTATAGGCATGGGCTTTACATTGCTCGGACTCGTATGTTTATCACAGGCACATCACTTTTACTTCGTTCTTGTCTCTGTAGGTCTGGTAGGTGTAGGTTCCTCCGTATTCCACCCGGAATCCAGCCGGCTGGCTCACATGGCTTCCGGCGGACAACATGGATTGGCACAGTCACTCTTCCAATTGGGTGGCAATGCAGGTAGTTCACTGGGCCCTTTGCTGGCAGCAATGATCATTGTACCTCATGGACAATCCAGTTTGAGCTGGTTCTCCGTACTGGCTATTCTGGCCATCGTGGTGATGATCAATATCGGCTCCTGGTATAAGCAAAATACCCATCGCCTGAAACCTAAAAAGGTACAGGTGCATACAGACAATCGTCTGTCTAAGGGAAAAGTGATTTTTGCACTGAGCATCCTGTTGGTACTGGTATTTTCTAAGTATTTTTACATGGCAGGCATGACCAGTTACTATACGTTCTACCTCATGCACAAGTTCAATGTAAGTGTACAGGCTTCGCAGATCTACCTGTTTGTATTTCTCTTTGCTGTTGCAGCAGGTACCTTCTTTGGCGGCCCACTGGGCGACCGCATAGGCCGTAAGTATGTGATCTGGATTTCTATTCTTGGTGTGGCCCCTTTCTCATTGTTACTGCCACATGCAAACCTGATGTGGACATGCATACTGAGTATATTCATTGGTGTTATACTCTCTTCAGCCTTCTCAGCAATATTAGTATATGCACAGGAGTTAGTACCGGGCAAGGTAGGTTTAATAGCCGGCCTTTTCTTTGGACTGGCATTTGGTATGGGTGGTATAGGTTCCGCAGTATTGGGCAATATTGCGGATAGTAAGGGTATAGACTATGTGTTCCAGTTATGCGCCTATCTGCCATTGATAGGTTTATTAACAGGACTATTGCCGGATGTTGAGAAATCCCGAAAGTAG
- a CDS encoding FadR/GntR family transcriptional regulator: MMNKQTLPIKRNSLADEVAQRLQEQISLGTYKTGEKLPTEPALMGSFGVGRSTIREAVRILANSGVLRVQQGLGTFVEEQTGIVEPFPQRLKRAQFEDLDEVRQLLELKIAQKAALNRTEQDIERMAEALNKRKEYGVANDVTACIQADIDFHLAIAQASGNSILTDLYRTVAMHLKAKFIERFKTTDTFTNTQHLHKNLLNSIVAQDDQKAWKCVQLIIDHNDSKDL; encoded by the coding sequence ATGATGAATAAACAGACCTTACCAATTAAGCGAAACAGCCTTGCAGACGAGGTTGCGCAGCGGCTACAGGAGCAGATCTCCCTGGGAACCTACAAAACCGGGGAAAAATTACCTACCGAACCGGCCTTAATGGGGTCATTCGGGGTAGGTCGGTCTACTATCAGAGAAGCCGTACGCATACTGGCGAACAGTGGGGTACTCAGGGTACAACAGGGCCTTGGCACTTTTGTAGAAGAGCAGACAGGTATCGTAGAACCCTTCCCCCAACGGCTGAAACGCGCACAGTTCGAAGATCTGGACGAGGTAAGACAACTGTTGGAATTGAAAATAGCACAAAAAGCGGCCCTCAATAGAACGGAACAGGATATAGAGCGGATGGCAGAGGCGCTGAATAAGCGAAAAGAATATGGGGTGGCCAATGACGTAACAGCCTGTATACAGGCGGATATCGATTTTCACCTGGCCATTGCACAGGCTTCGGGCAACAGCATTCTTACAGATCTGTACAGAACTGTAGCCATGCACCTGAAAGCGAAGTTTATAGAACGGTTTAAAACAACTGATACTTTTACAAATACGCAGCACCTGCACAAAAATCTTTTGAATAGTATTGTGGCGCAGGATGATCAGAAAGCATGGAAATGTGTGCAGCTGATCATCGACCACAACGATAGCAAGGACCTTTAA